One window from the genome of Oryza glaberrima chromosome 3, OglaRS2, whole genome shotgun sequence encodes:
- the LOC127768725 gene encoding trihelix transcription factor ENAP2-like yields the protein MSSSKPSPQQQQQQRANEWWSDGETAALIDAWGPLHVARSRGPLPAKDWRAAASAVNARRAAAGRRHNRTRAQCRARVQTLKERYKRELAKPPPSGWRHFSRLQEFLLAGPPPGFPPKTMPPASVKKEEEEECQDEAVGGGGGSGGLLGRWVVPTRPRNGAAAWCPVGVVVTKLAEVYERVELARLEVEKEKVAMEMEKAMQEAVKLKEEKLDT from the coding sequence ATGTCCAGCAGCAAGCCatcgccgcagcagcagcagcagcagcgggcaAACGAGTGGTGGAGCgacggcgagacggcggcgCTCATCGACGCGTGGGGCCCGCTGCACGTCGCTCGCAGCCGCGGGCCCCTCCCCGCCAAGGATTGGCGCGCCGCGGCCAGCGCCGTGaacgcgcgccgcgccgccgccggccgccgccacaacCGCACCCGCGCGCAGTGCAGGGCCCGCGTCCAGACGCTCAAGGAGCGGTACAAGAGGGAGctcgccaagccgccgccgtcggggtgGCGCCACTTCTCCCGCCTCCAGGAATTCCTCCTGGCCGGCCCGCCCCCCGGCTTCCCGCCCAAGACGATGCCGCCCGCCTCCgtcaagaaggaggaggaggaggaatgccaggacgaggcggtcggcggcggcggcggcagcggcgggttgCTGGGCCGCTGGGTTGTCCCGACGAGGCCGAGGAACGGGGCCGCGGCGTGGTGCccggtgggggtggtggtgacGAAGCTGGCGGAGGTGTACGAGCGCGTGGAGTTGGCGAGGCTGGAagtggagaaggagaaggtggcgatggagatggagaaggcCATGCAGGAAGCCGTCAAGCTGAAGGAGGAGAAGCTGGACACCTGA
- the LOC127767840 gene encoding trihelix transcription factor ENAP2-like produces the protein MATRRRAAAPPQPPAWTPEPWSDGETSALLDAWGPRHIRAAGGPLRTADWRACAAAVTARRAAAGRAPRTVDQCKNRLDYLKKRLKAERSRSKGAPAPPPPPPSVDRLRALLRLAPSVPPGFTSRGGAMPKVGEEEQEEEEEKAESFAAPLPRSWPSVPKRPRTAVALLPLSSSSGHQHGDGGGTPCTEVAAALDRLAGTYERVEVAKQKEATRLEERRLEAMRDLEIERMRILVDVAISASAVADTATAASSS, from the exons AtggccacccgccgccgcgccgcggcgccgccgcagccgccggcgtgGACCCCGGAGCCGTGGAGCGACGGCGAGACGTCCGCGCTGCTCGACGCGTGGGGCCCGCGGCACATCCGCGCGGCCGGGGGCCCCCTCCGCACCGCCGACTGGCGCGCCTGCgcggccgccgtcaccgcccgccgcgccgccgccgggcgcgcgCCGCGCACCGTCGACCAGTGCAAGAATCGCTTGGATTACCTCAAGAAGCGCCTCAAGGCCGAGCGCTCCAGGTCCAAGGGGgccccggccccgccgccgccgccgccctcggtcgaccgcctccgcgcgctcctccgcctcgcccccTCCGTTCCCCCCGGATTCACttcccgcggcggcgccatgccaaaggtgggagaggaggagcaggaggaggaagaggagaaggcgGAGTCCTTCGCGGCTCCTCTGCCCCGTTCCTGGCCGTCGGTGCCGAAGCGGccgaggacggcggtggcgttgCTACCGTTGAGCTCCTCCTCGGGGCATCAGCACGGGGACGGAGGAGGGACGCCGTgcacggaggtggcggcggcgctggataGGCTCGCCGGAACATACGAGCGGGTGGAGGTGGCGAAGCAGAAGGAGGCGACGCGGCTGGAGGAGCGGCGCCTGGAGGCCATGCGCGATCTCGAGATCGAGCGCATGCGGATTCTCGTCGATGTCgccatctccgcctccgccgtcgccgacacTGCCACGGCGGCGTCCTCTAGTTG A